A DNA window from Falco peregrinus isolate bFalPer1 chromosome 8, bFalPer1.pri, whole genome shotgun sequence contains the following coding sequences:
- the POU4F3 gene encoding POU domain, class 4, transcription factor 3, which yields MMAMNAKQPFAMHAALQEPKFSSLHSSAEAMRRVCLPAPQLQGNIFGSFDESLLARAEALAAVDIVPHAKGHHHHHPPPPFKPDATYHAMSGVPCAAAALPHPAALAAHPHPLPHPALDGGDLLEHLSPSLAVGGLPEPPTLPAPLPPHPLAAAGPLAVGVGPPGGPAPPPAAPEADSDPRELEAFAERFKQRRVRLGVTQADVGAALAALKLPGVGSLSQSTICRFESLTLSHNNMTALRPVLQAWLEGAEAAHRDRAAGPELLAGAERKRKRTSIAAPEKRSLEAYFALQPRPSSEKIAAIAEKLDLKKNVVRVWFCNQRQKQKRMKYSAVH from the exons ATGATGGCCATGAACGCCAAGCAGCCGTTCGCCATGCACGCCGCCCTCCAGGAGCCCAAGTTCTCCAGCCTGCACTCCAGCGCGGAGGCAATGCGCAGAGTTTGCCTCCCGGCCCCGCAG CTGCAGGGCAATATATTCGGGAGCTTTGATGAGAGCCTGCTGGCCCGCGCCGAGGCTCTGGCCGCCGTCGACATCGTCCCCCACGCCAagggccaccaccaccaccaccccccgccccccttcaAGCCGGACGCCACCTACCACGCCATGAGCGGCGTCccctgcgccgccgccgccctcccgcACCCCGCCGCCCTCGCCGCCCATCCGCACCCGCTCCCGCACCCGGCGCTGGACGGCGGCGAcctgctggagcacctctcgCCCTCGCTGGCCGTCGGCGGGCTGCCCgagccccccaccctgcccgccccgctgccgccgcaCCCGCTGGCCGCCGCGGGCCCCTTGGCCGTGGGCGTGGGCCCCCCGGggggcccggcgccgccgcccgccgcgcccgaGGCGGACTCGGACCCGCGGGAGCTGGAGGCTTTCGCCGAGCGCTTCAAGCAGCGCCGGGTGCGGCTGGGGGTCACCCAGGCCGACGTGGGGGCGGCGCTGGCGGCGCTGAAGCTGCCAGGGGTGGGCTCGCTCAGCCAGAGCACGATCTGCCGCTTCGAGTCGCTGACGCTGTCGCACAACAACATGACGGCGCTGCGGCCGGTGCTGCAGGCCTGGCTGGAGGGCGCCGAGGCCGCCCACCGCGaccgcgccgccggccccgaGCTTCTGGCCGGCGCCGAGCGCAAGCGCAAGCGGACCTCCATCGCCGCCCCCGAGAAGCGCTCTCTGGAGGCCTACTTCGCCCTGCAGCCCCGGCCCTCCTCCGAGAAGATCGCCGCCATCGCCGAGAAGCTGGACCTCAAGAAGAACGTGGTGCGCGTCTGGTTCTGCAACCAGCGCCAGAAGCAGAAGCGCATGAAGTACTCGGCAGTGCACTGA